A genomic segment from Homo sapiens chromosome Y, GRCh38.p14 Primary Assembly encodes:
- the TSPY9 gene encoding testis-specific Y-encoded protein 9, whose translation MRPEGSLTYRVPERLRQGFCGVGRAAQALVCASAKEGTAFRMEAVQEGAAGVESEQAALGEEAVLLLDDIMAEVEVVAEVEVVAEEEGLVERREEAQRAQQAVPGPGPMTPESALEELLAVQVELEPVNAQARKAFSRQREKMERRRKPQLDRRGAVIQSVPGFWANVIANHPQMSALITDEDEDMLSYMVSLEVEEEKHPVHLCKIMLFFRSNPYFQNKVITKEYLVNITEYRASHSTPIEWYPDYEVEAYRRRHHNSSLNFFNWFSDHNFAGSNKIAEILCKDLWRNPLQYYKRMKPPEEGTETSGDSQLLS comes from the exons ATGCGCCCTGAGGGCTCGCTGACCTACCGGGTGCCAGAGAGGCTGCGGCAGGGTTTCTGTGGCGTGGGTCGGGCAgcacaggccttggtgtgtgcgAGTGCCAAGGAGGGCACCGCCTTCAGGATGGAGGCTGTACAGGAGGGGGCGGCCGGGGTGGAGAGTGAGCAGGCGGCTTTGGGGGAGGAGGCGGTGCTGCTGTTGGATGACATAATggcggaggtggaggtggtggcggaggtggaggtggtggcggAGGAGGAGGGCCTCGTGGAGCGGCGGGAGGAGGCCCAGCGGGCACAGCaggctgtgcctggccctgggcccaTGACCCCAGAGTCTGCACTGGAGGAGCTGCTGGCCGTTCAGGTGGAGCTGGAGCCGGTTAATGCCCAAGCCAGGAAGGCCTTTTCTCGGCAGCGGGAAAAGATGGAGCGGAGGCGCAAGCCCCAGCTAGACCGCAGAGGCGCCGTCATCCAGAGCGTCCCTGGCTTCTGGGCCAATGTT ATTGCAAACCACCCCCAGATGTCAGCCCTGATCACTGACGAAGATGAAGACATGCTGAGCTACATGGTCAGCCTGGAG GTGGAAGAAGAGAAGCATCCTGTTCATCTCTGCAAGATCATGTTGTTCTTTCGGAGTAACCCCTACTTCCAGAATAAAGTGATTACCAAGGAATATCTGGTGAACATCACAG AATACAGGGCTTCTCATTCCACTCCAATTGAGTGGTATCCGGATTATGAAGTGGAGGCCTATCGCCGCAGACACCACAACAGCAGCCTTAACTTCTTCAACTGGTTCTCTGACCACAACTTCGCAGGATCTAACAAGATTGCTGAG ATCCTATGTAAGGACCTGTGGCGCAATCCCCTGCAATACTACAAGAGGATGAAGCCACCTGAAGAGGGAACAGAGACGTCAG GGGACTCCCAGTTGTTGAGTTGA
- the TSPY9 gene encoding testis-specific Y-encoded protein 9 isoform X1, whose amino-acid sequence MRPEGSLTYRVPERLRQGFCGVGRAAQALVCASAKEGTAFRMEAVQEGAAGVESEQAALGEEAVLLLDDIMAEVEVVAEVEVVAEEEGLVERREEAQRAQQAVPGPGPMTPESALEELLAVQVELEPVNAQARKAFSRQREKMERRRKPQLDRRGAVIQSVPGFWANVIANHPQMSALITDEDEDMLSYMVSLEVEEEKHPVHLCKIMLFFRSNPYFQNKVITKEYLVNITEYRASHSTPIEWYPDYEVEAYRRRHHNSSLNFFNWFSDHNFAGSNKIAESPDRSYVRTCGAIPCNTTRG is encoded by the exons ATGCGCCCTGAGGGCTCGCTGACCTACCGGGTGCCAGAGAGGCTGCGGCAGGGTTTCTGTGGCGTGGGTCGGGCAgcacaggccttggtgtgtgcgAGTGCCAAGGAGGGCACCGCCTTCAGGATGGAGGCTGTACAGGAGGGGGCGGCCGGGGTGGAGAGTGAGCAGGCGGCTTTGGGGGAGGAGGCGGTGCTGCTGTTGGATGACATAATggcggaggtggaggtggtggcggaggtggaggtggtggcggAGGAGGAGGGCCTCGTGGAGCGGCGGGAGGAGGCCCAGCGGGCACAGCaggctgtgcctggccctgggcccaTGACCCCAGAGTCTGCACTGGAGGAGCTGCTGGCCGTTCAGGTGGAGCTGGAGCCGGTTAATGCCCAAGCCAGGAAGGCCTTTTCTCGGCAGCGGGAAAAGATGGAGCGGAGGCGCAAGCCCCAGCTAGACCGCAGAGGCGCCGTCATCCAGAGCGTCCCTGGCTTCTGGGCCAATGTT ATTGCAAACCACCCCCAGATGTCAGCCCTGATCACTGACGAAGATGAAGACATGCTGAGCTACATGGTCAGCCTGGAG GTGGAAGAAGAGAAGCATCCTGTTCATCTCTGCAAGATCATGTTGTTCTTTCGGAGTAACCCCTACTTCCAGAATAAAGTGATTACCAAGGAATATCTGGTGAACATCACAG AATACAGGGCTTCTCATTCCACTCCAATTGAGTGGTATCCGGATTATGAAGTGGAGGCCTATCGCCGCAGACACCACAACAGCAGCCTTAACTTCTTCAACTGGTTCTCTGACCACAACTTCGCAGGATCTAACAAGATTGCTGAG TCCCCTGACAGATCCTATGTAAGGACCTGTGGCGCAATCCCCTGCAATACTACAAGAGGATGA